In Bacteroidota bacterium, the DNA window GTGTTTCTACCAATTCTATCAAGATTGTTTGAGAAAGCAGTGTCTGAAAATATTTTTCCAAAGATACCTTCACCATTATTTATTCTTTGAGTAATTGATGCTATATTTCTTGTAATTTTAATAGTTTCATTACTTGCTTCATTTATTTTTTTAATAATATCATCAATCTTCACAGCTTCCACAGTTTTAAGATAATCACCATCTTCTACTACTGGAGATGTTGAATATCCGGGAGATATAGTTAAAGCTTTTCCACCAATAAGACCTTCGGAAGTAATTTCTGCTTCTGAAGTTTTTCTTATGAATTTTTTAACATCTTCGTCAATCAAAAGATCTAATTCAATTGTTGTGTCATTAATAATTGTAATATTTTTTACAGAACCTACTTCAATTCCTGAAAAATTTACATCATCTCCTATTTCTAATCCGCTAACATCCTCAAAAATACATTTTAATGTAAATGTAGTTCTAAAAAGATTTTCTTGAATCCCAATGTAATAAATTGAGAAAATAAAAAGGGATATTCCTGCAACTATAAAAGTTCCCATTTTTATCATATTTTTTTTACTCATTTTCATAGTACTTACATTTTAATATCTTCACTTTATTCGAAAAATGATTT includes these proteins:
- a CDS encoding MlaD family protein, which encodes MSKKNMIKMGTFIVAGISLFIFSIYYIGIQENLFRTTFTLKCIFEDVSGLEIGDDVNFSGIEVGSVKNITIINDTTIELDLLIDEDVKKFIRKTSEAEITSEGLIGGKALTISPGYSTSPVVEDGDYLKTVEAVKIDDIIKKINEASNETIKITRNIASITQRINNGEGIFGKIFSDTAFSNNLDRIGRNTAILTDNFAGIASKINRQEGVIGKLLSDTAYNRQFDNTFNKVSHASNNLNKITKDLGIVSEDLIFVSKKIKSDKGIFGKLFTDTAFLQNLYNASKNTDRIAKELAEVAKSLNSEGGIAYKILSDTSFADSFSRTIYNLNDAILNINETAKNLQNKWYIRSSKYEKEKNKAKRKEE